The Salinibaculum sp. SYNS191 genome has a window encoding:
- the mutS gene encoding DNA mismatch repair protein MutS produces the protein MDAALGPPQKMADREDDLTPMMRQYFELCSQYDDALVLFQVGDFYEAFCEAAEQVARLCEITLTKREDSTGQYAMAGVPIDNAESYIERLLDAGYRVAVADQVQEPEETTGVVDRAVTRIVTPGTLTEAELLDSDDNNYVAALAGDEEYALALLDVSTGDFYATSDRDRDTIADELGRFDPAEGIVGPDAPTDLLADACVVSPYDERVFDGEQAREKLTEYFGSPESLLASDAEIRACGALLDYAEYARGGEEGRLDYLNHLTRYDPREFMVLDRVALESLELFERRAVHGREGLTLVDVVDETACALGRRKLTDWLRRPLVERERIAARHDAVGELRSAVQTRERLHERLRDVYDIERLVSRIARGRANARDLRSLKETLDVVPGLREALADADCEKLRSLRERLDPLGDVRSLIGDAIREDPEREITEGGIVKPSYDDELARLRETERDGKAWIDDLEASERERTGIESLKVGHNAVHGYYIEVTDANLDSVPDDYERRQTLKNSERYYTPELKEREDEILSAESRADELEYELFCEVRSTVGDESERVQSLADALAELDVLVSFATVAAEYGYTRPVVADPEADDGSDGPAVDGIHVEDGRHPVVERTEESFVPNDVHLDGEEHFAVITGPNMSGKSTYMRQVALIAVLAQAGSFVPASAARIELVDRVFTRVGASDDIAGGRSTFMVEMTELADILDHATERSLVLLDEVGRGTSTADGLAIARAVTEHLHDEVGALTLFATHHHELTSVAERLDGVFNLHFRTHHDDGVVFEHAVERGAAAASYGVEVASTAGVPDGVVDRARDLLDENDAGTNGHRRAGPETGESGIDVVDGRQADRRRANGGSVESSEVDAGPATGEEIPESVRERILGVDVATMTPLDALNTLAQLKRELDD, from the coding sequence ATGGACGCGGCGCTCGGGCCACCCCAGAAGATGGCCGACCGGGAGGACGACCTGACCCCGATGATGCGCCAGTACTTCGAACTCTGCAGCCAGTACGACGACGCACTCGTGCTCTTCCAGGTGGGTGACTTCTACGAGGCCTTCTGCGAGGCCGCCGAGCAGGTGGCGCGGCTCTGCGAGATTACGCTGACCAAGCGCGAGGACTCCACCGGCCAGTACGCGATGGCCGGCGTCCCCATCGACAACGCCGAGTCCTACATCGAGCGCCTGCTCGATGCCGGCTACCGCGTGGCCGTCGCCGACCAGGTGCAAGAGCCCGAGGAGACGACGGGCGTGGTCGACCGCGCGGTGACCCGCATCGTCACGCCCGGCACGCTCACCGAGGCGGAACTGCTCGACAGCGACGACAACAACTACGTCGCCGCGCTCGCCGGCGACGAGGAGTACGCGCTGGCGCTTTTGGACGTCTCGACCGGCGACTTCTACGCGACCAGCGACCGGGACCGGGACACCATCGCGGACGAACTCGGCCGCTTCGACCCGGCGGAAGGCATCGTCGGCCCCGACGCCCCGACGGACCTGCTCGCGGACGCCTGCGTCGTCAGCCCCTACGACGAGCGGGTCTTCGACGGCGAACAGGCCCGGGAGAAACTGACGGAATACTTCGGCTCGCCGGAGTCGCTGCTGGCCAGCGACGCCGAAATCCGGGCCTGCGGGGCCCTGCTCGACTACGCCGAGTACGCCCGCGGCGGCGAGGAGGGGCGGCTGGACTACCTGAACCACCTGACGCGGTACGACCCGCGGGAGTTCATGGTGCTGGACCGGGTGGCACTGGAGAGCCTGGAACTGTTCGAGCGCCGCGCGGTCCACGGCCGCGAAGGGCTGACGCTCGTGGACGTGGTCGACGAGACGGCGTGTGCGCTGGGCCGGCGAAAGTTGACCGACTGGCTGCGCCGGCCACTGGTCGAGCGCGAGCGCATCGCCGCCCGCCACGACGCCGTGGGGGAACTCCGGAGTGCGGTCCAGACCCGCGAACGCCTCCACGAGCGGTTGCGCGACGTCTACGACATCGAACGGCTGGTCTCGCGCATCGCTCGCGGCCGGGCGAACGCCCGGGACCTCCGCTCGCTGAAGGAGACGCTCGACGTCGTCCCCGGACTCCGGGAGGCGTTAGCCGACGCCGACTGCGAAAAACTCCGGTCGCTGCGCGAGCGGCTGGACCCGCTCGGGGACGTGCGCTCGCTGATCGGGGACGCCATCCGGGAGGACCCAGAGCGGGAGATTACGGAGGGCGGCATCGTCAAGCCGAGCTACGACGACGAACTCGCCCGCCTGCGGGAGACGGAACGCGACGGGAAGGCGTGGATAGACGACCTGGAGGCGAGCGAGCGCGAGCGGACCGGCATCGAATCGCTGAAGGTCGGTCACAACGCCGTCCACGGCTACTACATCGAGGTGACCGACGCGAACCTCGACAGCGTGCCCGACGACTACGAGCGCCGCCAGACCCTGAAGAACTCCGAACGGTACTACACACCCGAACTCAAGGAACGGGAGGACGAGATTCTGAGCGCGGAGTCCCGCGCCGACGAACTGGAGTACGAACTGTTCTGTGAGGTGCGCTCGACGGTCGGCGACGAGTCCGAGCGGGTCCAGTCGCTGGCCGACGCGCTCGCGGAACTGGACGTGCTGGTCTCCTTCGCGACCGTGGCCGCGGAGTACGGCTACACGCGACCGGTCGTCGCAGACCCCGAGGCGGACGACGGTAGCGACGGGCCAGCAGTCGACGGCATCCATGTGGAGGATGGCCGCCACCCGGTGGTCGAACGCACGGAGGAGTCGTTCGTGCCGAACGACGTCCACCTCGACGGCGAGGAGCACTTCGCGGTCATCACCGGCCCGAACATGAGCGGGAAGTCGACGTACATGCGCCAGGTCGCGCTCATCGCAGTGCTCGCACAGGCCGGGAGCTTCGTGCCGGCGAGCGCCGCGCGCATCGAACTCGTCGACCGCGTGTTCACACGGGTCGGTGCCAGCGACGACATCGCGGGCGGGCGCTCGACGTTCATGGTCGAGATGACCGAACTCGCGGACATCCTCGACCACGCTACCGAGCGGTCGCTGGTCCTGCTGGACGAAGTCGGCCGGGGCACAAGCACCGCCGACGGGCTGGCAATCGCCCGGGCGGTGACCGAGCACCTCCACGACGAGGTTGGCGCGCTGACGCTCTTTGCGACCCACCACCACGAACTCACGAGCGTGGCCGAGCGCCTCGACGGGGTGTTCAACCTCCACTTCCGGACACACCACGACGACGGCGTCGTCTTCGAGCACGCCGTCGAGCGCGGTGCCGCAGCAGCCTCCTACGGCGTCGAAGTGGCTTCGACCGCGGGCGTGCCCGACGGCGTGGTCGACCGGGCGCGGGACCTCCTTGACGAGAACGACGCCGGGACGAACGGCCACCGCCGTGCCGGACCGGAAACCGGCGAGAGCGGAATCGACGTGGTCGACGGGAGACAGGCAGACAGACGGCGGGCGAACGGCGGGAGTGTGGAATCGTCCGAGGTGGATGCCGGCCCAGCGACCGGCGAGGAGATACCCGAAAGCGTCAGAGAGCGGATTCTCGGCGTCGACGTGGCGACGATGACTCCGCTCGACGCCCTGAACACGCTAGCACAGCTCAAGCGGGAACTGGACGACTGA
- the nucS gene encoding endonuclease NucS: MTDGPRTATTPDTEQACGLVSDGIEAGALVTLFGHCTVDYEGRAASTLGPGDRLVVLKPDGTALVHTDEGQQPVNWQPPGCAHSVSVDGDALVIRSERETPEELLVVRFESVDHAALFDPTDPSDLSLVGTEADLRDRILSDPALVEDGFEPRATERETPAGAVDIYGEDADGTAVVVELKRRRVGPDAVGQLTRYVDALERDLHAGREVRGILVAPSVTDRARRLLAERGLEFVSVEPTADGQSADR, translated from the coding sequence GTGACAGACGGTCCCCGGACGGCGACGACTCCCGACACCGAACAGGCCTGCGGGCTGGTCAGCGACGGCATCGAGGCCGGCGCACTCGTGACCCTGTTCGGCCACTGCACCGTCGACTACGAGGGTCGCGCGGCCAGTACACTCGGGCCGGGTGACCGGCTGGTCGTTCTCAAGCCCGACGGCACGGCGCTGGTCCACACCGACGAGGGGCAACAGCCCGTCAACTGGCAACCGCCGGGGTGTGCCCACTCGGTGTCGGTCGACGGCGACGCGCTGGTCATCCGGAGCGAGCGCGAGACGCCCGAGGAACTGCTCGTCGTTCGCTTCGAGTCCGTCGACCACGCCGCGCTGTTCGACCCCACCGACCCGAGCGACCTCTCGCTGGTCGGGACCGAGGCCGACCTCCGGGACCGCATCCTCTCGGACCCGGCGCTCGTCGAGGACGGGTTCGAGCCCCGGGCGACCGAACGGGAGACCCCCGCCGGCGCGGTCGACATCTACGGGGAAGACGCCGACGGGACGGCCGTGGTCGTCGAACTCAAGCGCCGCCGCGTCGGTCCGGACGCGGTCGGCCAGCTCACCCGCTACGTCGACGCGCTGGAGCGGGACCTCCACGCCGGGCGGGAGGTGCGGGGTATCCTGGTCGCCCCGTCGGTGACCGACCGGGCCAGACGGCTCCTCGCAGAGCGCGGCCTCGAATTCGTCTCCGTCGAACCGACGGCAGACGGACAGTCCGCGGACCGGTAG
- a CDS encoding DUF7090 family protein has protein sequence MEYTLAIEGAPETISGGTSILLVHPSTVETDRVDTDFLKTDTDHLLVISTRTTAREVTQKLEHYEVDESKATILDALSVERGYTRRKSEGVRYVSSPDDLDGIVEQTRRFLAEENGKRRVSLDSITEMIYYADEDSALEAVAAIQDLLAEYDAVGLFHLADEVHEDAVVEEFRSLFDSVLTLDEDGSLTAEF, from the coding sequence ATGGAGTACACGCTCGCCATCGAGGGCGCGCCGGAGACGATATCCGGCGGCACGAGTATCCTGCTCGTCCACCCGAGCACCGTCGAGACGGACCGCGTCGACACGGACTTCCTGAAGACCGACACCGACCACCTGCTTGTCATCTCGACGCGGACGACCGCTCGCGAGGTCACCCAGAAGCTCGAACACTACGAGGTCGACGAGTCGAAGGCGACGATACTCGACGCGCTCTCGGTCGAGCGCGGGTACACTCGCCGCAAGAGCGAGGGGGTCCGCTACGTCTCCTCCCCGGACGACCTCGACGGCATCGTCGAACAGACCCGTCGCTTCCTCGCGGAGGAGAACGGGAAGCGGCGCGTCAGCCTCGACTCTATCACGGAGATGATTTACTACGCCGACGAGGACAGCGCCCTGGAGGCAGTCGCTGCCATCCAGGACCTGCTGGCGGAGTACGACGCCGTCGGCCTGTTCCACCTCGCCGACGAGGTCCACGAGGACGCCGTCGTCGAGGAGTTCCGGTCGCTGTTCGACAGCGTCCTCACGCTCGACGAGGACGGTTCGCTGACCGCCGAGTTCTAG
- a CDS encoding SDR family NAD(P)-dependent oxidoreductase → MSRTAVIAGVGPGLGASLAHRFADEGCELGLLARSTEFIEDLADDIRTGTPGDALAVGTDITDRKQVATAFDSVRERFGPVDVLVNHASGASWAGVDVDPDAFERSLQVGPMGSLHCTQQAVPDMREDGGTVIFTGATSALRGRGGALGFSAAKFATRGMAESLARELGPAGIHVAHVVIDGQIATPAALEAAPDRDEVEFLDPDAIADSYWHLVEQDRSAWTLELDLRPHVEEF, encoded by the coding sequence ATGTCACGTACCGCTGTCATCGCCGGCGTCGGTCCCGGCCTCGGCGCGTCGCTGGCGCATCGCTTCGCCGACGAAGGCTGCGAACTCGGCCTGCTCGCCCGCTCGACGGAGTTCATCGAGGACCTCGCCGACGATATCCGCACCGGGACGCCCGGTGATGCACTCGCCGTCGGCACAGACATTACAGACAGAAAACAGGTCGCCACAGCGTTCGACTCCGTCCGCGAGCGTTTCGGTCCCGTCGACGTTCTGGTCAACCACGCGAGCGGCGCGTCGTGGGCGGGCGTCGACGTCGACCCGGACGCCTTCGAGCGCAGTCTCCAGGTCGGCCCGATGGGGAGCCTCCACTGCACGCAGCAGGCGGTCCCCGACATGCGCGAGGACGGCGGCACCGTCATCTTCACCGGTGCCACCTCCGCGCTCCGGGGCCGGGGCGGTGCGCTCGGCTTCAGCGCGGCGAAGTTCGCCACTCGCGGGATGGCTGAGTCGCTGGCCAGAGAACTCGGGCCGGCGGGTATCCACGTCGCCCACGTCGTCATCGACGGCCAGATTGCGACGCCGGCCGCGCTGGAGGCGGCCCCCGACCGCGACGAGGTGGAGTTTCTCGACCCCGACGCAATCGCCGACTCGTACTGGCACCTGGTCGAACAGGACCGCTCCGCGTGGACGCTGGAACTGGACCTGCGACCCCACGTCGAGGAGTTCTAG
- the glmM gene encoding phosphoglucosamine mutase encodes MFGTSGIRGPVGDEVTADLALAVGRAVGIDAERVVVGRDPRESGAFLTDALTAGLRESGTDVVDLGLAATPTVGRAVAWESADAGVSITASHNPPQDNGIKLWQPSGQAYDADLRERVEDRIRTAEADLVAWDAVGERTTVDATPRHRDALVDAVDLAEPLSVVVDVGNGAGGVTVDALTALGCEVETLNAQPDGSFPGRPSEPTAENCQSLASLVGNTDADLGIAHDGDADRMRAVTADGDFLSGDVLLALFGRAAADAGETVAVPVDTSLAVADYLAEAGIETTRTPVGDVYVAAAASEPGVAFGGEPSGAWIWPTETLCPDGPLAACKIAAMAGERPLADRAADIETYPIRRTSVDVADKAAVMERVRERVADKYDSVSTLDGVRVDRGDAWFLVRASGTQPLVRVTAEAREEDRAAAVFEEAQTLLSKATV; translated from the coding sequence ATGTTCGGAACCAGCGGTATCCGCGGCCCGGTCGGCGACGAGGTGACGGCGGACCTCGCCCTCGCCGTCGGGCGTGCAGTTGGCATCGACGCCGAGCGGGTCGTCGTCGGCCGCGACCCGCGAGAGAGCGGCGCGTTCCTCACCGACGCGCTCACCGCCGGCCTGCGCGAGTCGGGAACCGACGTGGTCGACCTCGGTCTCGCCGCGACGCCGACCGTCGGCCGCGCCGTCGCCTGGGAGAGCGCCGACGCCGGCGTCTCCATCACGGCGTCGCACAACCCGCCGCAGGACAACGGCATCAAGCTCTGGCAGCCCAGCGGCCAGGCCTACGACGCCGACCTGCGCGAGCGCGTCGAAGACCGCATCCGCACCGCGGAGGCAGACCTCGTCGCCTGGGACGCCGTCGGCGAGCGGACCACTGTCGACGCCACCCCCCGACACCGGGACGCACTCGTCGACGCCGTCGACCTCGCCGAACCCCTCTCAGTCGTCGTGGACGTGGGCAACGGCGCGGGGGGTGTGACCGTCGACGCGCTGACCGCACTCGGCTGCGAGGTCGAGACGCTGAACGCCCAGCCAGACGGATCCTTCCCGGGGCGACCGAGCGAGCCGACCGCCGAGAACTGCCAGTCGCTGGCTTCGCTCGTGGGTAACACAGACGCCGACCTTGGTATCGCGCACGACGGCGACGCCGACAGGATGCGTGCCGTGACCGCCGACGGCGACTTTTTGTCGGGGGACGTGCTGCTGGCGCTGTTCGGGCGGGCGGCAGCAGACGCCGGGGAGACGGTCGCCGTCCCCGTCGACACCAGCCTCGCCGTCGCGGACTACCTCGCCGAGGCAGGCATCGAGACGACGCGCACCCCCGTGGGCGACGTGTACGTGGCCGCGGCGGCGAGCGAACCGGGTGTCGCCTTCGGCGGCGAACCCAGCGGTGCGTGGATATGGCCGACGGAGACGCTGTGTCCCGACGGGCCGCTGGCGGCCTGCAAGATCGCGGCGATGGCGGGCGAGCGCCCGCTGGCCGACCGGGCGGCCGATATCGAGACGTACCCAATCCGCCGGACGAGCGTCGATGTGGCGGACAAGGCGGCGGTCATGGAACGGGTCCGCGAGCGGGTTGCAGACAAGTACGATTCTGTGTCCACGCTCGACGGCGTCCGCGTCGACCGGGGCGACGCGTGGTTCCTCGTCCGGGCCAGCGGGACGCAACCGCTCGTGCGCGTGACCGCGGAAGCCCGCGAGGAAGACCGCGCAGCGGCCGTCTTCGAGGAGGCACAGACGCTTCTCTCGAAGGCAACGGTTTGA
- a CDS encoding ABC transporter permease yields MKLRENLRLSWRAIRGHKLRSTLTTLGVIIGIAAVITFVTLGASLQEDVVGQVGGEEASDIFVWAGPEDQNQGPGFGAEPVFTRNDTERIAGFEDVAAAIPYTIARSDSLTYGGDSVTRGEAVRATTPAYLAGEEFRAGGNFAAGTTEAVLTPNAAAMFETNVSVGDAIGVVRGDETTTLTVVGILNSSESLSAFEGFQGTPRIYTAPEAVGETRFLYLVVTAAAPQAVDAVTERVETYLQDESAATSSLPDDYVFKLQTSEQLLDQLRELLNVLTGFVTGIALISLVVGSIGIANIMLVSVTERTREIGIMKAVGAQRRDILTLFLTEAVILGVIGAIVGAALGAVVGFAGTQLIGFDAYVFPLEWTLIAAAVGILVGIVAGLYPAWNAAKTDPIDALRYE; encoded by the coding sequence ATGAAGCTCCGCGAGAACCTCCGCCTCTCCTGGCGCGCAATCCGCGGCCACAAACTCCGCTCGACGCTGACGACGCTCGGTGTCATCATCGGCATCGCCGCCGTCATCACGTTCGTCACGCTCGGGGCCAGCCTCCAGGAGGACGTCGTCGGCCAGGTCGGCGGCGAGGAGGCGTCGGACATCTTCGTCTGGGCCGGCCCGGAGGACCAGAACCAGGGCCCCGGCTTCGGTGCCGAACCCGTCTTCACGCGCAACGACACCGAACGCATCGCCGGCTTCGAGGACGTCGCAGCGGCGATACCGTACACGATAGCCCGCTCGGACAGTCTCACGTACGGGGGTGATTCGGTAACCCGCGGTGAGGCCGTCCGCGCGACCACGCCAGCGTACCTCGCCGGCGAGGAGTTCCGGGCCGGCGGGAACTTCGCGGCAGGCACGACGGAGGCGGTTCTCACCCCGAACGCCGCCGCGATGTTCGAGACAAACGTCTCCGTCGGCGACGCTATCGGCGTCGTCCGTGGCGATGAGACGACGACGCTCACCGTCGTCGGTATCCTGAACTCCTCGGAGTCGCTGAGTGCCTTCGAGGGCTTCCAGGGGACGCCCCGCATCTACACCGCCCCCGAAGCCGTCGGCGAGACCCGCTTTCTCTACCTCGTCGTGACGGCGGCAGCACCGCAGGCCGTGGACGCGGTCACCGAGCGCGTCGAGACCTACTTGCAGGACGAGTCGGCGGCCACGTCCTCTCTGCCCGACGACTACGTGTTCAAACTCCAGACGAGTGAACAGTTGCTCGACCAGCTCCGGGAGCTGTTGAACGTCCTGACCGGGTTCGTCACGGGCATCGCGCTCATCTCGCTGGTCGTCGGCTCCATCGGCATCGCCAACATCATGCTCGTCTCCGTCACCGAGCGCACGCGGGAAATCGGCATCATGAAAGCCGTCGGGGCACAGCGCCGTGACATCCTGACGCTGTTTCTCACCGAGGCGGTGATTCTGGGGGTCATCGGCGCAATCGTCGGGGCCGCACTCGGTGCCGTCGTCGGCTTCGCCGGCACGCAACTCATCGGCTTCGACGCCTACGTCTTCCCGCTGGAGTGGACGCTCATCGCTGCCGCCGTGGGTATCCTCGTCGGCATCGTCGCCGGACTCTACCCGGCCTGGAACGCGGCAAAGACCGACCCCATCGACGCGCTGCGCTACGAGTGA
- a CDS encoding ABC transporter ATP-binding protein, with protein sequence METSSTDDAVSLQGVRKTYQVGEPVHALDGISLTIPRGSYTAVMGPSGSGKSTLMNLIGCLDTPTAGTIQVNGEEVTTMTDRERTRVRGEEVGFVFQTFNLMPRLTALENVAMPLVFRGVDRDERTRRATDVLERVGLGDRLDHRPNELSGGQRQRVAIARALVSDPALVLADEPTGNLDSETGEQIMGLFADIHAEGNTILMVTHERHIAEHAERIVHMLDGEIERVEDLATPAGEAPGEGP encoded by the coding sequence ATGGAAACGTCCTCGACTGACGACGCAGTGTCCCTCCAGGGGGTGCGCAAGACCTACCAGGTCGGCGAACCCGTCCACGCCCTCGACGGCATCTCGCTGACGATTCCGCGGGGCTCGTACACGGCGGTGATGGGTCCGAGCGGGTCGGGCAAATCCACGCTCATGAACCTCATCGGCTGTCTCGACACGCCGACGGCGGGGACCATTCAGGTCAACGGCGAGGAGGTCACGACGATGACCGACCGCGAGCGCACGCGCGTCCGCGGCGAGGAGGTCGGCTTCGTCTTCCAGACGTTCAACCTCATGCCGCGCCTGACCGCACTGGAGAACGTCGCCATGCCGCTTGTCTTCCGCGGCGTCGACCGCGACGAGCGCACCCGGCGTGCCACTGACGTCCTCGAACGCGTCGGACTCGGTGACCGCCTCGACCACCGCCCGAACGAACTCTCCGGCGGCCAGCGCCAGCGCGTCGCCATCGCGCGCGCGCTCGTCAGCGACCCCGCGCTGGTGCTGGCCGACGAACCCACCGGCAACCTCGACTCCGAGACGGGCGAGCAGATTATGGGTCTGTTCGCGGACATCCACGCCGAGGGCAACACCATCCTGATGGTGACCCACGAGCGCCACATCGCCGAGCACGCCGAGCGCATCGTCCACATGCTCGACGGCGAAATCGAGCGCGTCGAGGACCTGGCGACGCCGGCGGGCGAGGCCCCCGGCGAGGGGCCATGA
- the rpiA gene encoding ribose-5-phosphate isomerase RpiA has translation MKRGGSEAAKRRAGESAAAAVDDGMVVGLGTGSTAAHAIRDLGRQVDSGLDIEGIPTSFQSRELAREAGIPLTALDEATPDVAIDGADQVADGDLVKGGGAAHAREKIVDAAADRLLVVADPTKEAEVLDAPVPVEVLPDARSTAADEIEAAGGDPTLRAAERKDGPVVTDNGNLVLDCAFGTIEDPGALAATLSAVPGVVEHGLFVGLADEIHVGSDAGVTVRQV, from the coding sequence ATGAAACGCGGTGGTTCCGAGGCGGCGAAGCGGCGGGCGGGCGAGAGCGCAGCGGCGGCCGTCGACGACGGCATGGTCGTCGGCCTCGGCACCGGGAGCACCGCCGCCCACGCCATCCGTGACCTCGGCCGACAGGTCGACAGCGGGCTGGACATCGAAGGAATCCCCACCTCGTTCCAGTCACGGGAACTCGCCCGCGAGGCCGGCATCCCGCTGACGGCGCTGGACGAGGCGACGCCCGACGTCGCCATCGACGGGGCCGACCAGGTCGCGGACGGCGACCTCGTCAAGGGCGGCGGGGCCGCACACGCCCGCGAGAAGATAGTCGATGCGGCAGCGGACCGCCTGCTCGTCGTCGCGGACCCGACGAAGGAGGCCGAGGTACTCGACGCGCCCGTGCCAGTCGAGGTGCTGCCCGACGCGCGCTCCACGGCGGCCGACGAAATCGAGGCGGCGGGCGGGGACCCGACGCTGCGGGCCGCCGAGCGCAAGGACGGCCCCGTCGTGACCGACAACGGGAACCTCGTCCTCGACTGTGCGTTCGGGACCATCGAGGACCCGGGCGCGCTGGCGGCGACGCTGTCGGCGGTGCCGGGCGTCGTGGAGCACGGACTGTTCGTCGGCCTCGCGGACGAAATCCACGTCGGCAGCGACGCGGGCGTCACCGTCAGGCAGGTCTGA
- a CDS encoding DUF1931 domain-containing protein, which translates to MADLIVKAAVKEELDDMNVASDFYDALDAEVEELLADAARRAEENDRKTVQPRDL; encoded by the coding sequence ATGGCAGACCTAATTGTCAAAGCAGCCGTCAAGGAAGAGCTCGACGACATGAATGTTGCCTCCGACTTCTACGACGCGCTCGACGCGGAAGTCGAGGAACTCCTCGCCGACGCCGCGCGACGCGCCGAAGAGAACGACCGCAAGACGGTCCAGCCGCGCGACCTGTAA
- the larB gene encoding nickel pincer cofactor biosynthesis protein LarB — protein sequence MRDILDAVAAGELSPEAAEAKLRGYVTGEAGRFDAARERRSGVPEAVLADGKTPAEVAALVATSLESTDRAIATRLTEEHVRAVRERLDEEAPAASIRLHDRAGVLVARSPDFEPPALDASVAVVTAGTSDAVPAGEAAAIACEMGADVDRISDVGVAALTRLTDQLERLREHDVLVVAAGREGALPTVVAGLVDVPVIGLPVSTGYGHGGEGEAALSGMLQSCTALSVVNVDAGFTAGAQAGLVARRADAARRE from the coding sequence ATGCGTGACATCCTCGACGCGGTGGCAGCGGGCGAGTTGAGCCCCGAGGCCGCCGAAGCGAAGCTCCGCGGCTACGTCACCGGCGAGGCCGGCCGGTTCGACGCCGCCCGCGAGCGCCGCAGCGGCGTCCCCGAGGCCGTACTGGCCGACGGGAAGACGCCCGCCGAAGTGGCCGCGCTCGTCGCGACGAGCCTCGAATCGACCGACCGGGCCATCGCAACCCGTCTGACGGAGGAGCACGTCCGCGCTGTCCGGGAACGACTCGACGAGGAGGCACCGGCGGCGTCCATCCGGCTACACGACCGGGCGGGCGTCCTCGTCGCCAGGAGTCCCGACTTCGAACCGCCCGCCCTCGACGCGAGCGTCGCCGTCGTGACCGCCGGCACGTCCGACGCCGTCCCCGCGGGCGAGGCGGCCGCAATCGCGTGTGAGATGGGCGCCGACGTCGACCGCATCTCCGACGTGGGCGTGGCGGCGCTGACGCGGCTGACCGACCAGCTGGAGCGCCTGCGCGAGCACGACGTGCTCGTCGTCGCCGCCGGCCGGGAGGGCGCGCTGCCGACCGTCGTCGCCGGCCTGGTGGACGTGCCGGTCATCGGCCTGCCGGTCTCGACGGGCTACGGCCACGGCGGCGAGGGCGAGGCGGCGCTGTCGGGGATGCTCCAGTCCTGTACCGCGCTGTCGGTCGTCAACGTCGACGCCGGGTTCACGGCCGGCGCGCAGGCGGGGCTCGTAGCGCGGCGCGCCGACGCCGCCCGCCGCGAGTGA
- a CDS encoding GIY-YIG nuclease family protein: MADHYVYVLRCADDTLYTGYTTDVDRRVAEHDSGEGAKYTRGRTPVELVHVESFASRSAAMSREHEIKQLSRSGKESLVSE; this comes from the coding sequence ATGGCCGACCACTACGTCTACGTGCTCCGGTGTGCCGACGACACGCTCTACACCGGCTACACGACCGACGTGGACCGCCGCGTCGCCGAACACGACAGCGGCGAGGGCGCGAAGTACACGCGCGGGCGCACGCCGGTCGAACTCGTCCACGTCGAATCGTTCGCCTCCCGGTCGGCCGCGATGTCGCGCGAACACGAAATCAAGCAGCTCAGTCGCTCTGGAAAGGAATCTCTCGTCTCAGAGTGA